From one Pseudomonas fluorescens genomic stretch:
- the metC gene encoding cystathionine beta-lyase: MNKYKNVQTLLAQASVQPEQHHGFVNTPVYRGSTVAFPTCESMREGRQKYIYGRWNNPTTEALSQALQQLEGAEGTVICPSGLSACTTAILSVVDAGDHLLVADNVYAPIRTFCETEGRRLGIEVSFYDPTVGSGIIDFLRPNTKAIYTESPGSLTLEIQDIPAIAKVAHAHDILVIADNTWGTPLYFPSIDLGVDLSIMAATKYIVGHSDAVIGTVSASKRAWDRLKRYHFNMGLFASPDDVALALRGLRTLDVRLERHFKNATVVAKWLDSHPDVEAVYYPALESHPQHHLWKRDFKGASGLLSFILKPSTQAAADALLDNLSLFCIGYSWGGYESLAMIANPSPVRSATAWEIEGHLVRLHIGLENPSDLIEDLESGFAKFNSLRS; the protein is encoded by the coding sequence ATGAACAAATACAAAAACGTACAAACGTTACTTGCTCAGGCCTCCGTCCAACCTGAGCAACACCATGGGTTTGTCAACACGCCGGTTTATCGGGGCTCTACGGTGGCATTCCCAACCTGCGAGTCGATGCGCGAGGGACGTCAGAAATACATCTACGGTCGCTGGAACAACCCCACTACGGAGGCCTTAAGCCAGGCACTGCAGCAGCTTGAAGGAGCGGAAGGAACAGTAATATGCCCGTCGGGTCTCTCGGCCTGTACCACGGCCATTCTTTCGGTGGTCGATGCTGGCGATCATTTGCTCGTAGCCGACAATGTATATGCCCCTATAAGGACATTCTGCGAAACCGAAGGTCGGCGCCTGGGAATCGAAGTCTCATTTTATGACCCCACAGTAGGGTCAGGCATCATTGATTTCTTGAGACCAAATACTAAAGCCATCTATACAGAGTCTCCCGGTTCTTTAACCTTGGAAATCCAAGACATTCCCGCGATTGCCAAGGTCGCTCATGCACATGACATACTCGTAATTGCTGACAACACTTGGGGGACACCACTTTACTTCCCATCAATAGATCTCGGCGTTGACTTGTCCATCATGGCGGCGACGAAGTATATTGTGGGCCATTCCGACGCTGTCATCGGAACGGTATCGGCTTCCAAGCGAGCTTGGGATAGACTGAAGCGCTATCACTTCAACATGGGACTATTTGCCAGCCCCGATGACGTGGCCCTTGCGCTCAGAGGACTGCGAACATTAGATGTCCGGCTTGAACGTCACTTCAAAAACGCAACTGTCGTGGCTAAGTGGCTCGATAGTCACCCCGACGTCGAAGCAGTCTATTACCCAGCCTTAGAGTCCCACCCTCAACACCATCTGTGGAAAAGGGACTTCAAAGGCGCCTCAGGCTTGCTTTCATTCATACTTAAACCTTCTACTCAAGCGGCGGCAGATGCGCTTTTAGATAATCTTTCGTTGTTTTGCATCGGCTACTCTTGGGGTGGCTATGAAAGCTTGGCGATGATAGCGAACCCCAGTCCTGTAAGAAGCGCAACCGCCTGGGAAATTGAAGGACACCTTGTTCGACTTCATATTGGTCTTGAAAACCCATCTGATCTCATTGAAGACTTAGAGTCAGGTTTTGCCAAATTTAATTCGCTTAGGTCGTAA
- a CDS encoding IS3 family transposase (programmed frameshift) has protein sequence MTKQRRTFTPEFKREAASLVLDQGYSHIEAARSLGLVESALRRWVNQLQQERGGVTPTSKALTPEQQKIQELEARINRLEREKSIFKKGHRALDGRGTRAFALIDQLRSEEPVDLLCSVFEVTRSCYYAHCRKRRTPDVERLVLRSRVNELFTQSRSAAGSRSIMFMMREDGIEIGRFKVRKLMSEMKLISKQPGSHAYKKATVERPDIPNVLDREFSVSAPNEVWCGDITYVWAQGRWHYLAAVIDLFARRVVGWAFSSKPDADLVIKALDMAYEQRGRPQNVLFHSDQGSQYGSRSFRQRLWRYRFKQSMSRRGNCHDNAPMERLFRSLKTEWVPSVGYMSATLAQQDIGRFLMQRYNWQRPHQFNSGLAPAVAEEKLNAVSGIS, from the exons ATGACCAAGCAACGCCGTACCTTTACGCCCGAGTTCAAGCGCGAAGCCGCCAGCCTGGTGCTCGATCAGGGCTACAGCCATATCGAAGCAGCTCGATCACTAGGGTTGGTTGAGTCTGCCCTGCGCCGCTGGGTCAACCAGCTCCAGCAAGAACGAGGCGGTGTCACTCCGACCAGTAAGGCGCTCACGCCCGAGCAGCAAAAAATCCAGGAGCTGGAAGCTCGGATCAATCGGCTGGAACGGGAAAAATCTATAT TTAAAAAAGGCCACCGCGCTCTTGATGGCCGAGGAACACGAGCGTTCGCGTTAATCGATCAACTCCGTTCTGAGGAGCCTGTTGATCTGTTGTGCTCGGTATTTGAAGTCACCCGATCTTGCTACTACGCACACTGCCGAAAACGTCGAACTCCCGACGTTGAGCGGCTGGTTTTACGCAGCCGTGTGAACGAATTGTTCACCCAAAGCCGCAGTGCCGCAGGCAGTCGAAGCATCATGTTCATGATGCGCGAGGACGGCATAGAAATCGGGCGTTTCAAGGTGCGCAAGCTGATGAGCGAAATGAAGTTGATCAGCAAGCAACCCGGCTCACATGCCTACAAAAAGGCGACGGTCGAGCGGCCGGATATTCCGAACGTGCTGGATCGAGAGTTCAGCGTATCGGCACCCAATGAGGTCTGGTGTGGTGACATCACGTATGTCTGGGCTCAAGGTCGCTGGCACTATTTGGCGGCTGTGATTGATCTGTTCGCCCGCCGCGTGGTGGGCTGGGCGTTTTCATCGAAGCCCGATGCCGACCTGGTGATCAAGGCCTTGGACATGGCCTATGAGCAGCGTGGTCGACCTCAGAATGTGCTGTTTCACAGCGACCAAGGAAGCCAATACGGCAGCCGAAGCTTCCGTCAGCGACTGTGGCGCTATCGTTTTAAGCAGAGCATGAGCCGGCGTGGAAACTGCCACGACAACGCGCCGATGGAACGGTTGTTTCGCAGTTTGAAAACGGAATGGGTACCGAGCGTGGGCTACATGAGCGCTACGCTGGCACAGCAGGATATCGGCCGGTTTTTGATGCAGCGCTACAACTGGCAACGGCCACATCAATTTAACAGCGGGCTGGCGCCCGCTGTGGCCGAGGAGAAACTTAACGCAGTGTCCGGGATTAGTTGA